In the genome of Anabaena cylindrica PCC 7122, the window AGAGATGCATTGGGAGCGAGAGGAGAATCGCTATTTCACCTTTTAATGACACCGTTTCCCTTGGGTGGTAGTCCCATTTTTAAGCCGCAGTTTTTAGGAGATAAATGGCAGTATCTTGATTTTATTGTTGAATTAGTAGGTGCTGATTCTTATATTCCCTATTTCTTTGTTCAAGTCAAAACTACGAGGCAAGGTTATACTAAAAAAGAGAATCGCCTCAAGGTGAAAGTAGAAGAAGAATCTGTAATTGGTATAGCATCCTATCCAGCACCAACTTATATAGTTGGAATTGATGAAATTCAAGAAGTTGGTTATTTAGTTTCTGCTAATGGAGAAAATTTAAAATCTCTCTCAAGTCTATCTACTAAATTTCCTATTAATAAAGAAAATAGACAAATCCTTTGGGATGAAGTCAATAATTTTTGGAGTCAATATAAGAATAAGAATTTAGCTTCACAATTTTCTGATCAACAATGGAGATAAAACTATGCAAACAGAGCAAGCTTGGTATATTGGTTTACGTTCAAAAGCTTTGACAGTTGTGTACTTAACTCGTCGTGATGACTTGATTGTTGATACCGAAAAAAAAGAGCATGATTTAGATATTTTAGTTTCAATTAGGCAAAATGGTAAAAATATTAATAGGATTTTTGGCGTTGAGGTAAAAGCAATAAAATCTAGCCCTAAGATCATTCAGAATAATCATATTTTCAATATAGAAGGAGCAGATATAAATGTTCTGCAATCACGATTCATAAAGTGTAATTTCCCAATATGTCTATTTTTCTTTACCCTCGATAATGATAATGGCTACTATAAATGGATTAACGAACCAATTCTTGATAACGAAAATAGTAACAAATTAAAATCTAATGGAAGTCCAGAATTTAGAAAATTAACAAACGAAGCAATAAATGATATTGTTTCTTTAGTGAATCAATGGTACGAGAATCAAACAACTAATTATGTAATATCACGACGTGAACGTTATCATGTACGTGATGCTCTAAAACAAATTACACAAAAGCGTGCAGCTAAAGATGATATAAATCAAGAAGTAAATGATGTGAAATCATGACAACAAAAGAAGAACTCATTAAAGAAATTGCTCAAGCACCGGACTTTTTAATCGCAGAAGTATTAAATTTACTACTCTTCATCAAAAACAGGTTTAAGCAAAAAAATTCCGAAAATCCAACGGAGATGTTACCAATAATTTATCATGACCAAACCTGTAGGGGCGGGGTTTCCCCACCCTCTATATCCTACTAGTCCATGTGATAATTTTGCGTCCCAATTACTAATTACCAGCCTCAACAACTTGCTTAATCAAACTAACTTTTTTAGCAATACCATCCCAAACAATCCAATTAAATTTATTATCTAAATCATCAGCAGTATTTGAAACCTTAAAATAAAACTTTTCTCCGCTTTTAAATTCCACCGCAAAATCAGCTTTTTGGGCGTAAACTACAATAAAACCTCTATCACGTAAGCAATACATAGCCCAATTTTTCAATGATTGCTTATAGGGTTCGTGGGGAATTGGTGGGTTAGTAATTACGTCTTCAATGACTTTTAATATTTTTTCCATTTTTGCATTTAAAGAGGATCACAACGAATTTCAATCATAAACCCATCAGGGTCATAAAAGTACACACCTCTACCGGTAGGACGAATAACTGGGCCATGTGCAATAACTAAATTATTTTCCCTGATAACGGCCACAGCTTGATCAAATAATTCTGGATTTATATCAAACGCCAAATGATATGCTCTAGTAAAAGCCTTTTCTGGGTCAGAATCTGGTGGTGATAATTCTGGTTCTCCAAATAAATCAATAATCGTCCCGTCAGGAGTGATAAAATTAGCCACTTTTCCAGATGCGACAAGTTCTATTAAAGTTGCGGGTACTTCTTCTCCTGTGAGTTCGTGTAAACCCAAAATATGACCATAAAAATGGCGGGAAGCTTGCATATCACGGACATTTAAAGCGATATGATGAACTTTGCGTAAATATCCTGTGGGAATAGTATTGTTAGCAATCATTTTTGATTATTGAGTATTTTTTAATATACTGTAACGCCAGCAAATGTCTAAATCTCAGTATTTTTGCGTTAATATGACACTAGAGGGGGAAATTTTTTACTATGACTAGATTTGATAATGATCAATGATCAGGAATTCCTTCATGGTGCTGCATTTTTACGGCTTATTGATCATGGAGAAAAGATAACAATCACTCACGCATCCTGGATACATCCATCAATTTATTTGGTTGATACTGAAAGCAGTAAGTCAGCAATTCTTTTTAAAGTTTCTAAGAAACCGAAATCTGCATGGTCTTTCACCCTAAGCAGCCAAGAAGAATCAGCATTAAATATTCTACCTAATAAATATGATGAGATTTCACTTTTTTTCGCCCTCATCTGTCATAAAGATGGTATCTGCTGCATACCCCAAATACGTCTTTGGAGTGTATTAGACACAGATATGGGTCTTGCTGGTCAGCATATATCTGTGTCTCGCAAGCCACATGGTAGTTATCATGTCAGTGGACCCGGTAGACAGAAGATGGATCAAACAGTACCTCAAAATGACTGGCCTCGTGTACTTTTTTCCAAATAGGATAACAGCAATGAGTAAGACAGATATTACAACCGATGGATATTGTATAGATAAGTTTATTGAGAGAGTTAAAAATAAAATTGGCGATATAGCAGGAGAACAATTAAAACAAACTGCTGTTGAAGTAGTCCAGAATTGTGTTGATGTCTACTCCAACACTTTCGGTTTTGGTGATGTTGGTGCTACAGGTATAAATATTGTTACCAAGTCTCATAGAGGACAAATAGCTGATGGTACTACTGGACTAATCTACGGCAAAGTTCAAAGCGGTAAAACTAATACTACCATTGCTACATTAGCACTTGCTCATGCTAATCATTTCCGTTGTTTTATTGT includes:
- a CDS encoding DUF4365 domain-containing protein — encoded protein: MRDALGARGESLFHLLMTPFPLGGSPIFKPQFLGDKWQYLDFIVELVGADSYIPYFFVQVKTTRQGYTKKENRLKVKVEEESVIGIASYPAPTYIVGIDEIQEVGYLVSANGENLKSLSSLSTKFPINKENRQILWDEVNNFWSQYKNKNLASQFSDQQWR
- a CDS encoding DUF4365 domain-containing protein; protein product: MQTEQAWYIGLRSKALTVVYLTRRDDLIVDTEKKEHDLDILVSIRQNGKNINRIFGVEVKAIKSSPKIIQNNHIFNIEGADINVLQSRFIKCNFPICLFFFTLDNDNGYYKWINEPILDNENSNKLKSNGSPEFRKLTNEAINDIVSLVNQWYENQTTNYVISRRERYHVRDALKQITQKRAAKDDINQEVNDVKS
- a CDS encoding VOC family protein, coding for MIANNTIPTGYLRKVHHIALNVRDMQASRHFYGHILGLHELTGEEVPATLIELVASGKVANFITPDGTIIDLFGEPELSPPDSDPEKAFTRAYHLAFDINPELFDQAVAVIRENNLVIAHGPVIRPTGRGVYFYDPDGFMIEIRCDPL